Proteins found in one Eriocheir sinensis breed Jianghai 21 chromosome 14, ASM2467909v1, whole genome shotgun sequence genomic segment:
- the LOC126998522 gene encoding uncharacterized protein LOC126998522 isoform X2, with the protein MEAANRRGRDLHLLRTRTSSTIQPPPSAIALASTHHDPSTLHKCVRVVCRRAIREVVRELYSDERMNTSFGTMPVAERCKRNDSLPILSPVHRPLLHCNIMENDFDVCFGYEVLTKVCVGLYLRLSEKCRAGIRKLCELVTEVVLGHAEGWVDAAPLLRSFRLALEAVYKGISQAFHEEFYDRLHVTEHEIDNILASEEHVNEECVLSEDDIEKYRTLRMAVKGYQELEEQYQALWNLNPFAWEERERHNELIKSDPSYFHLANIFTEPDIKIGEETVPLKNLLSRAEAKQKEQGGAPAALLLHGLAGSGKTAVCRYLIYRWLKGGTGMDCLARTALVLLIDVRRIRSSRLKEFLLDQLLPLTCAGLDADHIISTLKELNVLFLIDGYDETSRVSSDLVEEIFAKFPDKRILLTTRPELYRDVVCLARRHNKELVSLQIRGFDDQKREEFSGKIFRFFNTDEITFDQEWKEYLMYSRGQSEILHQYMNMPLACALLVFLWTHGLETLTATTGLYQEIYYMLQVKLAERLSKDFIGVSDLPVILDRLLICLGEQAWAMLRQGSAVASEEICERLEAECKGKGIKAVELLSGFHLCHLDEDLEVWKLKVAFQHPIHARYLAATYLADCIQKNRMTVASIGGQVDECPKLEELLTFLTGRLAAMNILTVSAVNDIFNIMKKVRVEPTNFNFWWSMFSESQNHPQIGTIIGEQKLPHKVWQLNQNNVTSALQLLSLTPARIRGLTIDISSIMEPHDIPGFLDSLEGAGQHIRKRQRKLIKVELYLWRHTSCGHDNTSGDFIKALYHWGNLTSFAGGIGKQAEVEDLLTGFTNLKTIRVRISTSGALRALSNSLKKIHRSVKSLIVTLTLPPDCLPEELSELKHNGTLEIHLVGMTDARREWLVNVVRTVSGRMSGRGGRATVPAVTTFSLPGLGAGGCGWRSAG; encoded by the exons ATGGAGGCTgcaaacagaaggggaagggatctGCATCTCTTGAGAACGCGGACATCCTCCACCATCCAGCCTCCACCCTCCGCCATCGCCCTCGCCTCCACCCACCATGACCCAAGCACTTTGCACAAGTGTGTGAGGGTGGTCTGTCGGAGGGCCATACGCGAGGTGGTGAGAGAACTTTACTCCGATGAACGGATGAACACTTCCTTTGGGACCATGCCGGTGGCTGAGCGGTGTAAGCGAAATGACTCCTTACCTATCCTGAGCCCCGTGCACCGCCCCCTCTTGCACTGCAACATTATGGAAAACGACTTCGATGTGTGCTTTGGATACGAAGTGCTGACAAAAGTGTGCGTAGGATTATACTTGAGGCTGAGTGAGAAATGTAGGGCAGGCATTAGAAAACTGTGCGAGCTGGTGACGGAGGTGGTGCTGGGGCATGCCGAGGGCTGGGTGGACGCCGCCCCTCTGCTTCGCTCGTTCCGCCTGGCTCTGGAGGCTGTGTACAAAGGGATCAGTCAAGCTTTCCACGAGGAGTTTTATGATAGGCTGCATGTGACAGAGCATGAGATAGACAACATTCTGGCCAGCGAGGAGCACGTTAACGAGGAGTGTGTGCTGAGCGAGGATGATATTGAAAAGTATCGAACTCTGAGGATGGCAGTGAAAGGCTATCAAGAGTTAGAAGAACAGTACCAGGCCCTGTGGAACCTCAATCCATTTgcctgggaagagagagaaagacacaatGAGCTGATAAAATCTGATCCCTCATACTTCCATCTGGCAAACATTTTTactgaaccagacataaagattGGCGAAGAAACGGTTCCTTTGAAAAACCTACTGTCCCGAGCAGAGGCGAAGCAGAAAGAACAGGGTGGTGCCCCTGCTGCGTTGCTTCTGCACGGCTTGGCTGGGTCCGGCAAGACGGCAGTGTGTCGGTATCTCATCTACCGGTGGCTGAAGGGCGGGACAGGAATGGACTGCCTCGCAAGAACCGCTCTAGTGCTACTCATAGATGTTCGCCGCATTCGGTCGAGTCGCCTGAAAGAGTTTCTGCTGGACCAGCTGCTGCCTCTAACGTGTGCAGGACTGGACGCAGACCACATTATCTCAACCTTGAAGGAGCTTAACGTCCTCTTCCTCATTGATGGCTACGACGAGACTAGCCGGGTTTCCTCTGATCTTGTAGAGGAGATTTTCGCCAAGTTCCCTGACAAACGAATCCTCCTGACCACGCGGCCGGAGCTGTACAGGGACGTGGTGTGTCTCGCCCGGCGTCACAACAAAGAACTCGTCTCCCTCCAGATCCGTGGCTTCGATGATCAGAAGCGAGAGGAGTTTTCGGGGAAGATATTTAGATTTTTCAATACAGATGAGATCACATTCGACCAAGAGTGGAAAGAGTATTTGATGTACAGTCGTGGACAGAGTGAAATCTTGCACCAGTACATGAACATGCCCCTCGCGTGTGCCCTGCTGGTGTTCCTGTGGACCCATGGCTTGGAAACACTGACGGCAACGACGGGTCTCTATCAGGAGATATATTACATGCTCCAGGTTAAATTGGCAGAACGTTTAAGCAAAGATTTCATTGGTGTTAGTGACTTGCCGGTCATTCTAGACAGACTTCTGATCTGCCTTGGTGAGCAGGCGTGGGCCATGCTCAGGCAGGGGAGTGCTGTGGCCTCAGAGGAGATCTGTGAAAGGCTCGAGGCAGAGTgtaaagggaaagggataaaagCTGTGGAGCTTCTTTCTGGTTTCCACTTGTGTCATCTGGACGAAGACCTAGAGGTGTGGAAGCTGAAGGTGGCCTTTCAGCACCCGATTCACGCGAGGTATCTGGCCGCCACCTACCTTGCGGACTGCATACAGAAAAACAGAATGACCGTGGCGAGTATTGGAGGCCAAGTGGACGAATGTCCCAAGCTGGAGGAGCTCCTTACCTTCCTGACCGGCCGTCTGGCTGCCATGAACATCTTGACAGTGTCGGCGGTAAATGATATATTTAACATTATGAAGAAAGTGCGTGTCGAGCCGACGAATTTCAACTTTTGGTGGAGTATGTTTTCCGAAAGTCAAAATCACCCACAAATCGGTACAATTATTGGAGAGCAAAAACTGCCACACAAAGTCTGGCAGCTGAACCAAAATAACGTCACATCGGCGCTGCAGCTGCTGAGTCTGACGCCCGCCAGGATCAGAGGCCTGACCATTGATATATCAAGCATCATGGAGCCACATGATATTCCGGGCTTCCTCGATTCTTTGGAAGGTGCCGGCCAGCACATCAGGAAACGGCAAAGGAAACTCATTAAGGTTGAACTTTACCTTTGGCGCCATACATCTTGCGGTCACGATAATACCTCtggtgactttataaaggccttgTACCACTGGGGCAACTTGACTAGCTTTGCAGGAGGCATAGGGAAACAGGCTGAAGTGGAGGACCTATTGACGGGCTTCACAAATCTTAAAACGATTCGAGTGAGAATTTCAACCTCGGGAGCTTTGAGAGCACTCAGCAACAGCCTGAAGAAGATCCACAGAAGCGTGAAAAGCCTGATCGTGACGCTGACCTTGCCGCCTGACTGCCTGCCGGAGGAGCTGTCTGAGCTGAAGCACAACGGGACACTGGAGATCCACCTCGTGGGCATGACGGACGCGCGGCGGGAGTGGCTGGTCAACGTCGTAAGGACCGTGAGCGGCAG GATGTCGGGTAGGGGAGGCAGAGCGACTGTGCCGGCCGTGACCACCTTCTCCCTGCCAGGTCTGGGTGCTGGAGGCTGCGGCTGGCGGAGTGCCGGATGA
- the LOC126998522 gene encoding uncharacterized protein LOC126998522 isoform X1: protein MEAANRRGRDLHLLRTRTSSTIQPPPSAIALASTHHDPSTLHKCVRVVCRRAIREVVRELYSDERMNTSFGTMPVAERCKRNDSLPILSPVHRPLLHCNIMENDFDVCFGYEVLTKVCVGLYLRLSEKCRAGIRKLCELVTEVVLGHAEGWVDAAPLLRSFRLALEAVYKGISQAFHEEFYDRLHVTEHEIDNILASEEHVNEECVLSEDDIEKYRTLRMAVKGYQELEEQYQALWNLNPFAWEERERHNELIKSDPSYFHLANIFTEPDIKIGEETVPLKNLLSRAEAKQKEQGGAPAALLLHGLAGSGKTAVCRYLIYRWLKGGTGMDCLARTALVLLIDVRRIRSSRLKEFLLDQLLPLTCAGLDADHIISTLKELNVLFLIDGYDETSRVSSDLVEEIFAKFPDKRILLTTRPELYRDVVCLARRHNKELVSLQIRGFDDQKREEFSGKIFRFFNTDEITFDQEWKEYLMYSRGQSEILHQYMNMPLACALLVFLWTHGLETLTATTGLYQEIYYMLQVKLAERLSKDFIGVSDLPVILDRLLICLGEQAWAMLRQGSAVASEEICERLEAECKGKGIKAVELLSGFHLCHLDEDLEVWKLKVAFQHPIHARYLAATYLADCIQKNRMTVASIGGQVDECPKLEELLTFLTGRLAAMNILTVSAVNDIFNIMKKVRVEPTNFNFWWSMFSESQNHPQIGTIIGEQKLPHKVWQLNQNNVTSALQLLSLTPARIRGLTIDISSIMEPHDIPGFLDSLEGAGQHIRKRQRKLIKVELYLWRHTSCGHDNTSGDFIKALYHWGNLTSFAGGIGKQAEVEDLLTGFTNLKTIRVRISTSGALRALSNSLKKIHRSVKSLIVTLTLPPDCLPEELSELKHNGTLEIHLVGMTDARREWLVNVVRTVSGRSGCWRLRLAECRMNYDALEWVVRELQGHVRHKVDIESVT, encoded by the exons ATGGAGGCTgcaaacagaaggggaagggatctGCATCTCTTGAGAACGCGGACATCCTCCACCATCCAGCCTCCACCCTCCGCCATCGCCCTCGCCTCCACCCACCATGACCCAAGCACTTTGCACAAGTGTGTGAGGGTGGTCTGTCGGAGGGCCATACGCGAGGTGGTGAGAGAACTTTACTCCGATGAACGGATGAACACTTCCTTTGGGACCATGCCGGTGGCTGAGCGGTGTAAGCGAAATGACTCCTTACCTATCCTGAGCCCCGTGCACCGCCCCCTCTTGCACTGCAACATTATGGAAAACGACTTCGATGTGTGCTTTGGATACGAAGTGCTGACAAAAGTGTGCGTAGGATTATACTTGAGGCTGAGTGAGAAATGTAGGGCAGGCATTAGAAAACTGTGCGAGCTGGTGACGGAGGTGGTGCTGGGGCATGCCGAGGGCTGGGTGGACGCCGCCCCTCTGCTTCGCTCGTTCCGCCTGGCTCTGGAGGCTGTGTACAAAGGGATCAGTCAAGCTTTCCACGAGGAGTTTTATGATAGGCTGCATGTGACAGAGCATGAGATAGACAACATTCTGGCCAGCGAGGAGCACGTTAACGAGGAGTGTGTGCTGAGCGAGGATGATATTGAAAAGTATCGAACTCTGAGGATGGCAGTGAAAGGCTATCAAGAGTTAGAAGAACAGTACCAGGCCCTGTGGAACCTCAATCCATTTgcctgggaagagagagaaagacacaatGAGCTGATAAAATCTGATCCCTCATACTTCCATCTGGCAAACATTTTTactgaaccagacataaagattGGCGAAGAAACGGTTCCTTTGAAAAACCTACTGTCCCGAGCAGAGGCGAAGCAGAAAGAACAGGGTGGTGCCCCTGCTGCGTTGCTTCTGCACGGCTTGGCTGGGTCCGGCAAGACGGCAGTGTGTCGGTATCTCATCTACCGGTGGCTGAAGGGCGGGACAGGAATGGACTGCCTCGCAAGAACCGCTCTAGTGCTACTCATAGATGTTCGCCGCATTCGGTCGAGTCGCCTGAAAGAGTTTCTGCTGGACCAGCTGCTGCCTCTAACGTGTGCAGGACTGGACGCAGACCACATTATCTCAACCTTGAAGGAGCTTAACGTCCTCTTCCTCATTGATGGCTACGACGAGACTAGCCGGGTTTCCTCTGATCTTGTAGAGGAGATTTTCGCCAAGTTCCCTGACAAACGAATCCTCCTGACCACGCGGCCGGAGCTGTACAGGGACGTGGTGTGTCTCGCCCGGCGTCACAACAAAGAACTCGTCTCCCTCCAGATCCGTGGCTTCGATGATCAGAAGCGAGAGGAGTTTTCGGGGAAGATATTTAGATTTTTCAATACAGATGAGATCACATTCGACCAAGAGTGGAAAGAGTATTTGATGTACAGTCGTGGACAGAGTGAAATCTTGCACCAGTACATGAACATGCCCCTCGCGTGTGCCCTGCTGGTGTTCCTGTGGACCCATGGCTTGGAAACACTGACGGCAACGACGGGTCTCTATCAGGAGATATATTACATGCTCCAGGTTAAATTGGCAGAACGTTTAAGCAAAGATTTCATTGGTGTTAGTGACTTGCCGGTCATTCTAGACAGACTTCTGATCTGCCTTGGTGAGCAGGCGTGGGCCATGCTCAGGCAGGGGAGTGCTGTGGCCTCAGAGGAGATCTGTGAAAGGCTCGAGGCAGAGTgtaaagggaaagggataaaagCTGTGGAGCTTCTTTCTGGTTTCCACTTGTGTCATCTGGACGAAGACCTAGAGGTGTGGAAGCTGAAGGTGGCCTTTCAGCACCCGATTCACGCGAGGTATCTGGCCGCCACCTACCTTGCGGACTGCATACAGAAAAACAGAATGACCGTGGCGAGTATTGGAGGCCAAGTGGACGAATGTCCCAAGCTGGAGGAGCTCCTTACCTTCCTGACCGGCCGTCTGGCTGCCATGAACATCTTGACAGTGTCGGCGGTAAATGATATATTTAACATTATGAAGAAAGTGCGTGTCGAGCCGACGAATTTCAACTTTTGGTGGAGTATGTTTTCCGAAAGTCAAAATCACCCACAAATCGGTACAATTATTGGAGAGCAAAAACTGCCACACAAAGTCTGGCAGCTGAACCAAAATAACGTCACATCGGCGCTGCAGCTGCTGAGTCTGACGCCCGCCAGGATCAGAGGCCTGACCATTGATATATCAAGCATCATGGAGCCACATGATATTCCGGGCTTCCTCGATTCTTTGGAAGGTGCCGGCCAGCACATCAGGAAACGGCAAAGGAAACTCATTAAGGTTGAACTTTACCTTTGGCGCCATACATCTTGCGGTCACGATAATACCTCtggtgactttataaaggccttgTACCACTGGGGCAACTTGACTAGCTTTGCAGGAGGCATAGGGAAACAGGCTGAAGTGGAGGACCTATTGACGGGCTTCACAAATCTTAAAACGATTCGAGTGAGAATTTCAACCTCGGGAGCTTTGAGAGCACTCAGCAACAGCCTGAAGAAGATCCACAGAAGCGTGAAAAGCCTGATCGTGACGCTGACCTTGCCGCCTGACTGCCTGCCGGAGGAGCTGTCTGAGCTGAAGCACAACGGGACACTGGAGATCCACCTCGTGGGCATGACGGACGCGCGGCGGGAGTGGCTGGTCAACGTCGTAAGGACCGTGAGCGGCAG GTCTGGGTGCTGGAGGCTGCGGCTGGCGGAGTGCCGGATGAACTACGACGCGCTGGAGTGGGTGGTGCGGGAGCTGCAGGGCCACGTGCGCCACAAGGTGGACATTGAGTCTGTGACCTGA